In Zingiber officinale cultivar Zhangliang chromosome 8B, Zo_v1.1, whole genome shotgun sequence, a single genomic region encodes these proteins:
- the LOC122017536 gene encoding polypyrimidine tract-binding protein homolog 1-like, with translation MAPGQGGGLPQQQFRYTQTPSKVLHLRNLPWECIEEEIVVLCKPFGRVVNTMCNVGANKNQAFVEFADLNQAISMVSYYASSSEPAQVRGKTVYIQYSNRPEITNNRSTGEVPGNVLLVTIEGVEDGDVSIDVIHLVFSAFGFVHKIATFEKAAGFQALIQYTDAETAASARHALDGRSIPRYLLPEHITSCHLRISYSAHTDLSIKFQSHRSRDYTNPYLPVNPSAIEGGILSLSGPEVKKQDPESNVLLATIENMQYAVTVDVLHTVFSAFGTVQKILIFEKNGGVQALIQYPDITTASVAKAALEGHSIYDGGYCRLHLTYSHHTDLSVKVHNDRGRDYTVQDSSIPTMPQAPILPTSTGWHAYPQSSSIYIGNDYPVSGQATVPLGQMPPWNIGTSGGSLVSTSANPVSYYPTSSTSAAPTWALQASQSSSQFGQLANAQPPAAPQTQFPYFAQ, from the exons ATGGCACCAGGGCAAGGAGGGGGGCTGCCGCAGCAGCAGTTTCGCTACACGCAGACGCCGTCGAAAGTGCTCCACCTTCGGAACCTGCCGTGGGAGTGCATCGAGGAGGAGATCGTCGTCCTCTGCAAGCCGTTCGGAAGGGTCGTCAATACCATGTGCAACGTCGGCGCCAACAAGAACCAGGCCTTCGTCGAATTT GCGGACCTTAACCAAGCAATTTCAATGGTTTCTTACTATGCTTCTTCATCTGAGCCAGCCCAAGTTCGTGGAAAAACTGTTTATATCCAGTATTCTAACAGGCCAGAAATTACAAACAATAGGAGTACTGGAGAAGTTCCTGGCAATGTTTTGCTTGTCACTATCGAAGGTGTTGAAGATGGCGATGTCAGCATAGATGTTATTCATCTG GTGTTCTCAGCCTTTGGCTTTGTGCATAAAATTGCAACCTTTGAAAAAGCTGCTGGCTTTCAG GCACTAATTCAATACACAGATGCAGAGACTGCTGCTAGTGCAAGACATGCTTTGGATGGGAGAAGTATTCCCAG GTACTTGCTCCCTGAACATATTACATCTTGCCATTTGCGTATTTCATATTCGGCCCACACAGATTTAAGCATCAAATTCCAGTCTCATCGTAGCAG GGATTACACAAATCCTTATCTTCCTGTGAATCCTTCTGCTATAGAGGGAGGCATACTG TCTCTGTCAGGTCCTGAAGTAAAGAAGCAGGATCCTGAGAGTAACGTCCTGTTAGCTACTATAGAGAACATGCAATATGCTGTGACAGTTGATGTTCTTCATACA GTATTTTCTGCTTTTGGAACTGtacagaaaattttaatttttgagaaaaatgGTGGTGTGCAGGCCTTGATACAGTATCCag ATATTACCACTGCTTCAGTTGCCAAAGCTGCTTTGGAGGGACACAGCATCTATGATGGTGGTTATTGCAGACTCCATTTGACATACTCTCATCATACTGATCTCAGTGTTAAG GTGCACAATGATAGAGGAAGAGATTACACTGTTCAAGACTCTAGTATACCAACAATGCCCCAGGCTCCCATTTTGCCGACATCCACTGGTTGGCACGCctatccacagtcttcgtccatATATATTGGCAATGATTATCCTGTCTCAGGACAAGCAACGGTTCCACTGGGTCAGATGCCTCCATGGAACATTGGCACCTCAGGTGGAAGCTTGGTGTCAACCTCTGCAAATCCTGTTTCTTATTACCCTACTTCTAGCACCTCTGCCGCCCCTACTTGGGCGCTTCAAGCTTCACAAAGTTCATCTCAATTTGGTCAACTGGCAAATGCACAGCCTCCTGCTGCACCTCAAACTCAGTTTCCCTATTTCGCTCAATAG
- the LOC122017535 gene encoding granule-bound starch synthase 2, chloroplastic/amyloplastic-like produces MASFRSQPLLLDGVGSGPILRRNKTTRGGGELVAAGFFREVNNRVKFPAMGAQTRWNGQLATGKGGAFEEAKEPESAGADAGRDGGGSAQAAAAAAVEKGKKVVAMQQRLVDKILGRRSPVWSFERTAAEADNDIDSTKEVRTYDSNLSSYNGNATTSSATMEPKVQDVGGLDTAISPSESKLPAVDYKSSSRDETPDTVDAKEEVIDAPPLAGVNVMNVIVVAAECAPWSKTGGLGDVAGALPKALARRGHRVMVVVPRYGNYAEPKDLSVRRRYTVAGEDLEVAYFHAYIDGVDFVFIDCPVFRHCENNIYGGNRVDSLKRMVLFCKAAVEVPWYVPCGGVCYGDGNLAFIANDWHTALLPVYLKAYYRDNGLMKYARSVLVIHNMAHQGRGPLEDFYHVDLQEHYFDLFKLYDPIGGDHFNIFAAGLKTADQVVTVSHGYAREVKTSEGGWGLHGIISENDWKFRGIVNGIDTKDWSPELDVHLQSDGYTNYSLETLRTGKAQCKAALQRELGLPVRESVPLIGFIGRLDTQKGVDLIAEAMPWIVGQDAQLVMLGTGRSDLEEMLRKAERENRDKVRGWVGFSVKTAHRITAGADILLMPSRFEPCGLNQLYAMKYGMVPVVHAVGGLRDTVIPFDPFNETGYGWTFDRAESGKLIHALGNCLNTYWNYKESWEGLQKRGMEQDLSWDDAAKNYEEVLITAKYQW; encoded by the exons ATGGCGTCTTTCCGCTCGCAGCCTTTACTCCTCGATGGCGTCGGCAGCGGCCCTATTTTGCGTCGGAATAAGACTACTCGCGGCGGTGGAGAGCTTGTGGCGGCGGGATTCTTCAGGGAGGTAAACAACCGAGTGAAGTTTCCGGCGATGGGTGCGCAGACGAGGTGGAATGGTCAACTGGCCACCGGAAAAGGCGGCGCCTTTGAGGAGGCGAAGGAGCCAGAGTCGGCTGGTGCTGATGCCGGCCGCGACGGCGGCGGCTCAGCTCAGGCTGCGGCTGCGGCTGCGGTGGAAAAGGGCAAGAAGGTAGTGGCAATGCAGCAGAGATTGGTCGACAAG ATTTTGGGGAGGAGGAGCCCGGTCTGGTCGTTCGAAAGAACAGCTGCTGAAGCAGATAACGATATCGATTCTACTAAAGAGGTTAGaacttacgattcaaatctaagtTCGTACAATGGCAATGCTACTACTTCCAGTGCTACAATGGAACCAAAGGTGCAAGATGTTGGTGGTCTTGATACAGCCATTTCTCCATCTGAATCCAAACTTCCCGCGGTAGATTATAAATCTAGTTCTCGAGATGAGACTCCTGATACTGTCGATGCGAAGGAAGAGGTTATCGATGCCCCTCCTCTGGCCGGGGTGAACGTCATGAATGTGATAGTGGTGGCAGCGGAATGTGCTCCTTGGTCCAAAACTG GAGGACTCGGAGATGTAGCTGGGGCTCTGCCAAAAGCTTTGGCCAGGAGAGGGCATCGAGTTATG GTTGTTGTGCCGAGGTATGGAAACTATGCTGAACCGAAAGATCTCAGTGTTCGCAGACGTTACACGGTTGCTGGAGAA GATTTGGAAGTAGCTTACTTTCATGCTTACATTGATGGAGTGGACTTTGTGTTCATCGATTGTCCAGTTTTCAGACACTGCGAGAACAACATTTATGGCGGAAACCGAGTG GATAGTTTGAAACGGATGGTTTTGTTCTGTAAAGCTGCAGTTGAG GTCCCTTGGTATGTTCCCTGTGGTGGTGTGTGCTACGGAGATGGAAACTTGGCCTTCATTGCAAATGACTGGCACACGGCACTCTTGCCAGTTTATCTGAAGGCTTATTATCGCGACAACGGCTTGATGAAGTACGCGAGATCGGTTCTGGTGATCCACAACATGGCTCACCAG GGTCGCGGCCCCTTGGAGGACTTCTACCATGTTGACTTACAGGAGCACTACTTCGACCTCTTCAAGCTGTATGATCCGATTGGAGGTGACCACTTCAACATCTTCGCAGCCGGCTTGAAGACCGCCGACCAAGTGGTCACTGTCAGCCATGGTTATGCTCGGGAGGTGAAAACTTCCGAAGGTGGATGGGGACTCCACGGCATTATAAGCGAGAACGACTGGAAGTTCCGAGGCATCGTCAACGGCATCGACACAAAGGACTGGAGCCCTGAGCTGGATGTGCACCTGCAATCTGATGGCTACACCAATTACTCTCTGGAGACTCTACGAACGGGCAAAGCACAGTGCAAGGCCGCGCTGCAAAGGGAGCTCGGCCTGCCGGTCCGGGAAAGTGTTCCTCTCATCGGCTTCATTGGGAGACTGGACACCCAGAAGGGCGTGGACCTCATTGCGGAGGCCATGCCGTGGATCGTCGGCCAGGACGCGCAGCTGGTGATGCTGGGCACTGGGCGGTCGGACCTCGAGGAAATGCTGAGGAAGGCTGAGAGGGAGAACCGCGACAAGGTCAGAGGATGGGTTGGGTTCTCTGTGAAGACGGCTCATCGGATAACTGCCGGCGCCGACATCCTTCTGATGCCATCGAGGTTTGAGCCCTGCGGGCTGAACCAGCTATATGCTATGAAGTATGGCATGGTGCCGGTGGTGCACGCCGTCGGTGGGCTGCGAGACACGGTGATCCCCTTTGATCCCTTCAATGAGACTGGGTACGGGTGGACGTTCGATCGGGCAGAGTCGGGCAAGCTGATCCATGCCCTGGGCAACTGCCTCAACACCTACTGGAATTACAAGGAGAGCTGGGAGGGGCTTCAGAAGCGGGGGATGGAGCAGGACCTGAGCTGGGACGACGCGGCAAAGAACTACGAGGAGGTCCTGATCACGGCCAAGTACCAGTGGTGA